A single region of the Enterobacteriaceae endosymbiont of Donacia tomentosa genome encodes:
- the rpmA gene encoding 50S ribosomal protein L27 has translation MAHKKAGGSSRNGRDSHSKRLGIKCFGGQKVKSGFIIIRQRGTQFHAGENVGCGRDHTLFSKINGIVKFTKKGFKKKKYVNVINI, from the coding sequence GGCACATAAAAAAGCTGGGGGCTCTTCTAGAAATGGACGAGATTCTCATTCTAAAAGATTAGGAATTAAATGTTTTGGTGGGCAAAAAGTAAAATCAGGTTTTATTATTATTAGACAAAGAGGTACGCAATTTCATGCAGGTGAAAATGTAGGGTGTGGCAGGGATCATACTTTATTTTCTAAAATAAATGGTATTGTAAAATTTACAAAAAAAGGATTTAAAAAAAAGAAATATGTTAATGTTATAAATATTTGA